The proteins below come from a single Beutenbergia cavernae DSM 12333 genomic window:
- a CDS encoding ABC transporter ATP-binding protein has protein sequence MTAVISLDHATRRYGDVVALDDVSLEVPAGELVGLLGPNGAGKSTLLNLVNGLRPTTSGTVRIFGADPRVPASRIQLGTTPQETGLPPTLRVGEVVDFVGGHYPDPMSRDELLSRFGLADLAQRQTGGLSGGQKRRLAVALSIVGRPRLVLLDEPTTGLDVEARRLLWDAVREYHADGATIVVTSHYLEEIEALAQRVVVIGHGHVLADDDLATIVGRVSARHVRLRLAGDARAVVDALPGVVDATADGDRWTILTTDSDAVIRALVTQGVTFSGLEVRGASLEEAFLAMTASDDDGDASSGAHVAPSSSPSDQTQGALR, from the coding sequence ATGACCGCCGTCATCTCGCTCGACCACGCCACGCGGCGCTACGGAGACGTCGTCGCGCTCGACGACGTCTCGCTGGAGGTGCCGGCCGGCGAGCTCGTCGGCCTGCTCGGCCCGAACGGCGCCGGCAAGTCCACGCTGCTCAACCTGGTCAACGGGCTGCGCCCGACGACGTCCGGCACGGTCCGCATCTTCGGCGCCGACCCGCGCGTCCCGGCGAGCCGCATCCAGCTCGGCACGACACCGCAGGAGACGGGGCTGCCGCCCACGCTCCGCGTCGGGGAGGTCGTCGACTTCGTGGGCGGGCACTACCCGGATCCGATGTCGCGGGACGAGCTGCTGAGCCGGTTCGGCCTCGCCGACCTCGCGCAGCGCCAGACCGGTGGGCTGTCCGGCGGGCAGAAGCGGCGGCTCGCCGTCGCGCTCTCCATCGTCGGTCGGCCTCGGCTGGTGCTCCTGGACGAGCCCACCACCGGGCTCGACGTCGAGGCGCGGCGCCTGCTGTGGGACGCGGTGCGCGAGTACCACGCCGACGGCGCCACGATCGTCGTCACGAGCCACTACCTCGAGGAGATCGAGGCGCTCGCTCAGCGGGTGGTCGTCATCGGGCACGGGCACGTGCTCGCCGACGACGACCTCGCCACGATCGTCGGCCGGGTCTCCGCCCGGCACGTCCGGCTCCGCCTGGCCGGAGACGCGCGCGCCGTCGTCGACGCGCTGCCGGGCGTCGTCGACGCGACCGCCGACGGCGACCGCTGGACGATCCTCACGACCGACTCCGACGCCGTCATCCGCGCGCTCGTCACTCAGGGCGTGACGTTCTCGGGCCTCGAGGTCCGCGGCGCCAGCCTGGAGGAAGCCTTCCTCGCCATGACCGCAAGTGACGACGACGGCGACGCCTCCTCCGGTGCGCACGTTGCGCCGTCGTCGTCCCCCTCCGACCAGACCCAGGGAGCACTCCGATGA
- a CDS encoding transcriptional regulator produces the protein MNDGLDPVIHAPARLRLVVVLAQLGPEDRISFPRVQKELDMTAGNLSTHVRKLEDAGYVAVTKTHERRTPVTYLALTSEGRVALERYRAAVTSLLKGAVS, from the coding sequence ATGAACGACGGCCTCGACCCGGTCATCCACGCTCCGGCGCGGCTGCGACTGGTCGTCGTCCTCGCCCAGCTCGGCCCCGAGGACCGCATCTCGTTCCCCCGCGTGCAGAAGGAGCTCGACATGACCGCCGGGAATCTGTCCACCCACGTCCGCAAGCTCGAGGACGCCGGGTACGTCGCTGTCACCAAGACCCACGAACGGCGCACGCCCGTCACGTATCTCGCGCTCACGTCCGAAGGCCGCGTCGCGCTCGAGCGCTACAGGGCCGCCGTCACCAGCCTGCTCAAGGGAGCCGTCTCATGA
- a CDS encoding CPBP family intramembrane glutamic endopeptidase, whose product MATSIADSPWRTFWNRGGVWRAVLLAVVYLAIYLAAGLLAGTLFRDQLGDDDVFATPMSVFAGLTFALIIGAIVLTAFLASVRWFGPVFGPQPIGGRAWMWVIPVLVAVPIVLRLAGIDYESYASGVVLVTLLSGLLIGFCEEVLCRGIVVKMLRDGGRSEWTVMAVSSLIFALLHSANLLAGMAPATVALTIVYTFGFGACMYLTLRVTGRLIWPIVLHGLFDPTLFLATGGIDAESGEQTSSLLALAAPFNFVFIAAGLVALLVVRGRVQRVPEPQAA is encoded by the coding sequence GTGGCCACATCGATCGCCGACAGCCCCTGGCGCACCTTCTGGAACCGGGGCGGCGTATGGCGCGCCGTCCTGCTGGCCGTCGTCTACCTCGCGATCTACCTGGCCGCTGGCCTCCTCGCGGGGACGCTGTTCCGCGACCAGCTCGGCGACGACGACGTCTTCGCGACGCCGATGAGCGTGTTCGCCGGCCTGACGTTCGCGCTGATCATCGGCGCGATCGTGCTGACGGCGTTCCTCGCCTCCGTGCGCTGGTTCGGCCCGGTCTTCGGCCCCCAGCCGATCGGCGGACGAGCCTGGATGTGGGTCATCCCGGTGCTCGTGGCCGTCCCGATCGTGCTGCGGCTCGCCGGCATCGACTACGAGAGCTACGCCTCGGGCGTCGTGCTCGTGACTCTCCTGTCCGGGTTGCTCATCGGGTTCTGCGAGGAGGTGCTCTGCCGCGGGATCGTCGTGAAGATGCTCCGCGACGGTGGCCGGTCCGAGTGGACGGTCATGGCCGTGTCCTCGCTCATCTTCGCCCTGCTCCACAGCGCCAACCTCCTCGCCGGGATGGCGCCCGCCACGGTCGCGCTGACGATCGTCTACACGTTCGGCTTCGGTGCCTGCATGTACCTCACGCTTCGCGTGACGGGGCGCCTCATCTGGCCGATCGTCCTGCACGGCCTCTTCGACCCCACGCTCTTCCTCGCGACGGGCGGGATCGACGCCGAGTCCGGGGAGCAGACCTCGTCGCTGCTCGCGCTCGCGGCGCCGTTCAACTTCGTCTTCATCGCAGCCGGACTCGTGGCGCTCCTGGTCGTCCGGGGCCGCGTGCAGCGTGTTCCGGAGCCGCAGGCGGCCTGA
- a CDS encoding ketopantoate reductase family protein, which translates to MRYVIIGAGAVGATIGASLHEAGRDVVLVARGEHLRVLREDGLTFATPSSTRVLPIPAAGGPDDLVLRPDDVLVLATKSQDTAGALAAWAPATVDGGTAGERLTVVCAQNGVDNERQVLRRFGHVVAVTVWLPATHLRPGVVVAPGDPAPGVLTLGRYPSGVDATVELIGTDLAAGGFVAPVRDDVMRWKYAKLLGNLGNAADALFGRDDDAASLVRRARQEGEAALEAAGIPWTSDEEQSAMRSAFGVGTVPGFERGGSSTWQSLARGTGSVEVDYLNGEIVLLGRTHGVPTPVNAALQARAAVAAAAGAAPGSGRAAELLAALAAQ; encoded by the coding sequence GTGCGATACGTGATCATCGGCGCCGGCGCGGTCGGCGCGACCATCGGTGCGTCCCTCCACGAGGCGGGACGCGACGTCGTTCTCGTCGCACGGGGCGAGCACCTGCGTGTGCTGCGCGAGGACGGCCTGACGTTCGCGACGCCGTCGAGCACCCGCGTGCTGCCCATCCCGGCAGCGGGCGGGCCGGACGACCTGGTGCTCCGACCGGACGACGTCCTGGTGCTCGCGACGAAGTCGCAGGACACCGCCGGTGCGCTCGCGGCCTGGGCGCCGGCGACGGTGGACGGCGGAACGGCCGGCGAGCGACTGACGGTGGTGTGCGCGCAGAACGGCGTCGACAACGAACGGCAGGTGCTGCGCCGGTTCGGGCACGTCGTCGCCGTCACGGTGTGGCTGCCGGCGACGCACCTGCGGCCGGGCGTCGTCGTCGCGCCCGGCGACCCGGCCCCCGGGGTGCTGACGCTGGGCCGGTACCCGTCCGGCGTCGACGCGACGGTCGAGCTCATCGGCACGGACCTCGCCGCCGGCGGGTTCGTCGCACCGGTGCGCGACGACGTCATGCGCTGGAAGTACGCCAAGCTGCTCGGCAACCTCGGGAACGCGGCCGACGCGCTGTTCGGGCGGGACGACGATGCCGCGAGCCTCGTGCGACGCGCCCGCCAGGAGGGCGAGGCGGCGCTGGAGGCCGCGGGGATCCCGTGGACGTCGGACGAGGAGCAGTCGGCGATGCGCTCCGCCTTCGGCGTGGGGACCGTGCCGGGCTTCGAACGCGGCGGCAGCTCGACGTGGCAGTCCCTCGCACGCGGCACCGGGTCGGTCGAGGTCGACTACCTCAACGGGGAGATCGTGCTCCTCGGGCGGACGCACGGCGTCCCGACCCCGGTGAACGCGGCGCTCCAGGCGCGTGCCGCCGTCGCCGCAGCGGCCGGCGCCGCGCCGGGCTCCGGCCGCGCGGCGGAGCTGCTCGCCGCACTCGCCGCGCAGTAG
- a CDS encoding CPBP family intramembrane glutamic endopeptidase yields MTDAEGAPPGAPGPADARASAPTPTDRPAAPTPAPTDRPGAPAPSPAATRRRLTWEIWLVLGVSLLGSATLAILNLVDRLTIDIPLGDQSATLNPPANERPWLDLLYQLRRIAFLALPAFLALYLLSANGRSAARRIGLDLTRPWKDLRDGVVLAALVGIPGLGVYAIGRALGITVEVRASGLDGIWWTVPVLILAALANALVEEVVVVGYLAERLRELRWQVPAILVVSALLRGSYHLYQGPGMAIGNVAMGVLFAWYYLSPRWGHRVLPLVIAHTLIDVVAFVGYQLLPEAWLTALGLA; encoded by the coding sequence ATGACGGACGCCGAGGGCGCACCACCGGGCGCGCCGGGGCCTGCCGACGCTCGCGCGTCCGCGCCAACGCCCACCGACCGCCCAGCGGCACCCACGCCAGCGCCCACCGACCGCCCAGGGGCACCCGCACCGTCGCCCGCAGCGACGCGCCGCCGCCTCACCTGGGAGATCTGGCTCGTGCTCGGCGTGTCGCTGCTGGGCAGCGCGACGCTCGCGATCCTCAACCTCGTCGACCGCCTCACGATCGACATCCCGCTCGGCGACCAGTCCGCCACCCTCAACCCGCCGGCGAACGAACGCCCGTGGCTCGATCTCCTGTACCAGCTGCGCCGCATCGCGTTCCTGGCGTTGCCCGCGTTCCTCGCCCTGTACCTCCTCTCGGCGAACGGGCGGAGCGCCGCGCGGCGGATCGGGCTCGACCTGACGCGGCCGTGGAAAGACCTGCGGGACGGCGTCGTGCTCGCCGCGCTCGTCGGCATCCCCGGGCTGGGGGTCTACGCGATCGGGCGGGCGCTCGGTATCACGGTCGAGGTGCGCGCGTCCGGGCTGGACGGCATCTGGTGGACGGTGCCCGTGCTCATCCTCGCCGCGCTCGCGAACGCGCTCGTCGAGGAGGTCGTCGTCGTCGGCTACCTCGCCGAGCGGCTGCGGGAGCTGCGGTGGCAGGTGCCGGCGATCCTCGTCGTGAGCGCGCTCCTGCGGGGCAGCTACCACCTGTACCAGGGGCCCGGAATGGCGATCGGCAACGTCGCGATGGGTGTGCTGTTCGCCTGGTACTACCTGAGCCCGCGGTGGGGGCACCGCGTGCTGCCGCTCGTGATCGCGCACACGCTCATCGACGTCGTCGCGTTCGTCGGGTACCAGCTGCTCCCCGAGGCGTGGCTGACGGCGCTCGGCCTCGCCTGA
- a CDS encoding HdeD family acid-resistance protein: MSESPGAPAPLFSQLAGQVWYYPVIRGVLAIILGILALVWPGATVLTLVLLLGAFWVVDGIVELVDGIRWRGLPGAGWRIFFGIVSIIAGLVLLFRPGMSLDVIIIVGGIWAILGGIFIVVAAFQARPLPGWGWTLFTGIVIAILGILLLVQPGITAAALVLTLGIWAIVVGLVLVILGFQIRSAGKRAANDARTA; the protein is encoded by the coding sequence ATGTCGGAGTCGCCCGGGGCCCCCGCGCCCCTGTTCTCACAGCTCGCGGGTCAGGTCTGGTACTACCCGGTGATCCGTGGCGTGCTCGCGATCATCCTCGGCATCCTGGCGCTCGTGTGGCCCGGCGCCACGGTGCTCACGCTGGTGCTCCTGCTCGGCGCGTTCTGGGTCGTGGACGGGATCGTCGAGCTCGTCGACGGCATCCGGTGGCGCGGGCTCCCGGGCGCGGGATGGCGCATCTTCTTCGGGATCGTCAGCATCATCGCCGGCCTCGTGCTGCTCTTCCGGCCGGGCATGTCGCTCGACGTCATCATCATCGTCGGCGGCATCTGGGCGATCCTCGGCGGGATCTTCATCGTGGTCGCCGCGTTCCAGGCGCGGCCGCTTCCCGGCTGGGGATGGACCCTCTTCACCGGCATCGTCATCGCGATCCTGGGCATCCTGCTGCTCGTGCAGCCCGGCATCACCGCCGCGGCACTCGTGCTCACGCTGGGCATCTGGGCGATCGTCGTCGGCCTCGTGCTCGTGATCCTGGGCTTCCAGATCCGGTCGGCCGGCAAGCGGGCCGCGAACGACGCCCGGACCGCCTGA
- a CDS encoding lysylphosphatidylglycerol synthase transmembrane domain-containing protein: protein MSEADAPGTTVPQAPAPSVPPPTRTVEIIDVPAHRLRRPGDLVAMILALLGVVLVLLLAVYAHRTTEGVTEDIENALPDFLERLLDIPLNLLEGLVTFLLPLLVIVERLIRRQVRVVLEALAAAVVAALLTGAGAWLLRSFAPDALVDGLAIASGTALSPAVAAIAALLTTIGSRDRRRAVGWSWNLLWIVLVLQVLMGAMSLPGALVSVLLGRALGLAARYLWGVRGERAYGRDLVTAIRRAGLDPLRIQRIADPEDLAEATAELVTTNSPIGYVTEHPDALPARAERRAEIREERGADDDGAPPTSSPAFMAATSEQADDGEPAPFSSPTPVVTLDDESAPADAGPPAPIRLRVSDPATVALAREGENRVYAVVDADGTRWDVVVLDGDRQVVGTLAAFWSTIRLKGLEQRAVVSLRAAAARAALMTYAAAAAGVRAPRLQGIADEEDSVLLVGEHVSSATTLSAMQPDDITDELLDGAWEQLRVAHDAGLAHRAITGDAILVASGRDVWLTAWENGEIAASELARRLDLAQMLALLALTVGPERAMASASRSLTEEQLVAIAPILQPVALPPATRAAARRDKQVLARVQNLLVDLIPTAQTEPMQLARFSARTVVTVTVAVIAGFILLTTLNFDQIIAAVREANPVWMVVAFLLGLLTYLGSAMSLVAFSPEKLPLWRTTLVQVAASVITLVAPAGIGPAALNLRYLQKNRIATPMALATVALVQVSQFVTTVLLLLVIALVTGSSGALDSLPSGAVLLVVALVLVAASTAFAFPAVRRWVLARLVPMLRQVWPRVVWVVGQPGRLAMGIGGNLIMTIGYLAAFQAALEAFAQSVPLTSLAIIYLVGTAAGSAIPTPGGVGTVELALTSGLRTAGVPTAVAASSAVLFRVLTFWGRVPLGWLAMRYLQKRDAI from the coding sequence ATGAGCGAGGCGGACGCGCCGGGCACCACGGTGCCCCAGGCGCCGGCACCGTCGGTGCCCCCGCCGACGCGCACGGTCGAGATCATCGACGTGCCCGCGCACCGGCTGCGCCGGCCCGGTGACCTGGTGGCGATGATCCTGGCGCTGCTCGGCGTCGTCCTCGTCCTGCTCCTCGCCGTGTACGCGCACCGCACCACCGAGGGCGTGACGGAGGACATCGAGAACGCCCTCCCTGACTTCCTGGAACGTCTTCTCGACATCCCGCTGAACCTCCTCGAGGGTCTCGTCACGTTCCTGCTGCCGCTCCTCGTCATCGTCGAGCGGCTGATCCGGCGCCAGGTCCGCGTGGTCCTCGAGGCGCTCGCGGCCGCAGTCGTCGCGGCGTTGCTGACCGGCGCCGGCGCGTGGCTGCTCAGGTCGTTCGCGCCGGACGCGCTCGTCGACGGCCTCGCGATCGCCTCCGGCACAGCGCTGTCGCCGGCGGTCGCCGCGATCGCCGCCCTGCTCACCACGATCGGCTCGCGCGACCGGCGCCGCGCGGTCGGGTGGTCGTGGAACCTGCTCTGGATCGTCCTCGTGCTCCAGGTGCTCATGGGCGCGATGTCCCTGCCCGGGGCCTTGGTCTCGGTGCTTCTCGGCCGCGCGCTGGGCCTGGCCGCCCGGTACCTGTGGGGCGTGCGCGGGGAGCGCGCGTATGGTCGCGACCTGGTCACCGCCATCCGCCGGGCCGGGCTCGATCCCTTGCGGATCCAGCGGATCGCTGATCCCGAGGACCTCGCCGAGGCCACCGCCGAGCTCGTGACGACCAACTCACCGATCGGCTACGTCACCGAGCACCCGGACGCGCTGCCGGCCCGTGCGGAGCGGCGGGCGGAGATCCGTGAGGAGCGAGGGGCGGACGACGACGGCGCGCCGCCGACGTCGTCACCGGCCTTCATGGCGGCCACGTCGGAGCAGGCCGACGACGGCGAACCCGCGCCGTTCTCGTCGCCCACCCCGGTCGTCACGCTCGACGACGAGAGCGCGCCCGCCGACGCCGGACCTCCCGCCCCGATTCGCCTCCGGGTGAGCGACCCGGCCACGGTGGCGCTCGCGCGCGAGGGCGAGAACCGCGTGTACGCCGTCGTCGACGCCGACGGCACCCGGTGGGACGTGGTGGTGCTCGACGGCGACCGGCAGGTGGTCGGCACGCTCGCCGCGTTCTGGTCGACGATCCGGCTCAAGGGCCTCGAGCAGCGAGCCGTGGTGTCGCTGCGGGCGGCCGCGGCGCGCGCGGCCCTCATGACGTACGCGGCGGCCGCCGCGGGGGTGCGGGCGCCCAGGCTGCAGGGCATCGCGGACGAGGAGGACTCGGTGCTGCTCGTCGGGGAGCACGTGTCCTCGGCCACGACCCTGTCCGCGATGCAGCCGGACGACATCACCGACGAGCTGCTCGACGGCGCCTGGGAGCAGCTGCGGGTGGCGCACGACGCCGGTCTGGCGCACCGGGCGATCACCGGCGACGCGATCCTCGTGGCCAGCGGGCGCGACGTGTGGCTCACCGCCTGGGAGAACGGCGAGATCGCGGCGTCCGAGCTCGCCCGCCGGCTGGATCTCGCGCAGATGCTCGCGCTCCTGGCGCTCACCGTCGGGCCCGAACGGGCCATGGCGAGCGCCTCGCGCTCCCTCACGGAGGAGCAGCTCGTCGCGATCGCACCCATCCTGCAGCCGGTGGCCCTGCCGCCCGCCACCCGGGCGGCGGCGCGCCGCGACAAGCAGGTGCTCGCGCGCGTCCAGAACCTGCTCGTCGACCTCATCCCGACGGCGCAGACGGAACCGATGCAGCTCGCCCGGTTCAGCGCCCGGACGGTCGTCACGGTCACCGTCGCCGTCATCGCCGGCTTCATCCTGCTGACCACGCTGAACTTCGACCAGATCATCGCCGCGGTGCGCGAGGCGAACCCGGTGTGGATGGTCGTGGCGTTCCTGCTGGGACTCCTCACCTACCTCGGCTCCGCGATGAGCCTCGTCGCGTTCTCCCCCGAGAAGCTCCCCCTCTGGCGCACCACGCTCGTGCAGGTGGCGGCGTCCGTCATCACGCTCGTGGCTCCCGCGGGGATCGGGCCGGCCGCCCTCAACCTGCGGTACCTGCAGAAGAACCGCATCGCGACCCCGATGGCGCTCGCGACGGTGGCGCTCGTGCAGGTGTCGCAGTTCGTCACCACCGTCCTGCTGCTCCTGGTGATCGCTCTCGTCACCGGCTCGTCGGGCGCCCTGGACTCGTTGCCGTCCGGGGCCGTGCTGCTCGTCGTCGCTCTCGTGCTCGTGGCCGCGTCGACGGCGTTCGCGTTCCCGGCGGTGCGCCGCTGGGTGCTCGCCCGGCTGGTGCCGATGCTGCGCCAGGTGTGGCCGCGCGTCGTGTGGGTCGTCGGGCAGCCCGGACGGCTCGCGATGGGGATCGGCGGCAACCTCATCATGACCATCGGCTACCTCGCGGCGTTCCAGGCGGCGCTCGAGGCGTTCGCTCAGAGCGTCCCGCTCACGTCGCTGGCGATCATCTACCTCGTCGGGACGGCGGCGGGCTCCGCGATCCCGACACCCGGGGGCGTCGGGACCGTCGAGCTCGCGCTCACGTCCGGCCTGCGGACGGCGGGCGTGCCGACGGCGGTGGCGGCGTCGTCGGCGGTCCTCTTCCGCGTGCTGACGTTCTGGGGCCGCGTGCCCCTCGGCTGGCTCGCGATGCGGTACCTGCAGAAGCGCGACGCGATCTGA
- a CDS encoding PP2C family protein-serine/threonine phosphatase, with translation MTVSFRFAAITDLGTVRTNNEDTALATPHLLALADGMGGHAAGEVASAVAMRAVLDLVRDPPAGDLAGAVVGAAQRARGALHAMSRADPELEGMGTTLVVLAAGGDGLTLAHIGDSRLYRMRDGQLTQLTVDHTHVQRLVDNGQLTPAGARTHPYRSMILRSLDDTSDDEPDIAVPDIAPGDRLLLCSDGLSDYVADEHLEALLADGDVEHAAQALVDVALTMHSRDNVTVVVADVLDDDAPDAPDGVAVGASLDAAVLSGPARRALQAVFDDVEPDADTVPRPGEAAAASAAAPASAEGDEDEPDLAEELLGTSDEAVDDEDEVHEDPPGDVDDEPADPAPADVGHVASSESGRSSDVVAGTSDPVSSAAPDSVPAGRRAWPWVVGAVAVLAAAVAAWWVWLR, from the coding sequence ATGACGGTGTCGTTCCGTTTCGCCGCCATCACCGACCTCGGGACGGTCCGCACCAACAACGAGGACACTGCACTCGCGACGCCGCACCTGCTCGCCCTGGCGGACGGCATGGGCGGCCACGCGGCCGGCGAGGTCGCCTCAGCGGTGGCGATGCGCGCCGTCCTCGACCTCGTCCGCGATCCCCCGGCCGGCGACCTCGCGGGAGCCGTCGTCGGGGCTGCGCAGCGCGCCCGAGGGGCGCTGCACGCGATGTCGCGGGCGGACCCCGAGCTCGAGGGCATGGGCACCACGCTCGTCGTGCTCGCCGCCGGCGGCGACGGCCTCACGCTGGCGCACATCGGCGACTCCCGCCTGTACCGGATGCGCGACGGTCAGCTGACCCAGCTCACCGTGGACCACACGCACGTCCAGCGCCTCGTCGACAACGGCCAGCTCACCCCCGCCGGCGCCCGCACCCACCCGTACCGCTCCATGATCCTGCGGTCCCTGGACGACACGAGCGACGACGAGCCCGACATCGCCGTCCCGGACATCGCGCCCGGCGACCGTCTGCTGCTGTGCAGCGACGGCCTGAGCGACTACGTGGCGGACGAGCACCTCGAGGCGCTGCTGGCCGACGGCGACGTCGAGCACGCGGCGCAGGCCCTCGTCGACGTGGCGCTCACCATGCACTCGCGCGACAACGTCACGGTCGTGGTGGCGGACGTGCTGGACGACGACGCACCCGACGCACCCGACGGCGTCGCCGTCGGCGCCTCGCTCGACGCCGCCGTGCTGAGCGGCCCTGCGCGGCGCGCGCTGCAGGCGGTGTTCGACGACGTCGAGCCGGACGCCGACACCGTGCCGCGGCCCGGCGAGGCGGCCGCGGCGTCCGCGGCGGCGCCCGCGTCCGCGGAGGGGGACGAGGACGAGCCCGATCTCGCGGAGGAGCTGCTCGGCACGTCGGACGAAGCGGTCGACGACGAGGACGAGGTCCACGAGGACCCGCCCGGAGACGTCGACGACGAACCTGCCGATCCGGCGCCCGCTGACGTCGGGCACGTGGCGAGCAGCGAGTCCGGGCGGAGCTCCGACGTCGTCGCCGGCACGTCCGATCCCGTCTCCTCCGCCGCCCCCGACAGCGTTCCCGCAGGTCGCCGCGCCTGGCCGTGGGTGGTGGGCGCGGTGGCGGTGCTCGCCGCCGCGGTCGCCGCGTGGTGGGTGTGGCTGCGGTGA
- a CDS encoding ATP-binding protein — protein MHEERDIESEPAAIAPARHWAEDHFAGAGLAERDRDLLVLLVSEVVTNAVLHAQPPVHLTIDITAERTRVEVTDGARVVPILRNPGPDEFNGRGIALVDAIATTWGTIMHPDGAKTVWFELRQPAPAVA, from the coding sequence GTGCACGAGGAGCGGGACATCGAGTCCGAACCTGCTGCGATCGCGCCCGCTCGGCACTGGGCTGAGGACCATTTCGCGGGCGCCGGCCTGGCGGAACGCGACCGGGACCTGCTCGTCCTCCTGGTCAGCGAGGTGGTGACGAACGCCGTCCTGCACGCGCAGCCACCGGTGCACCTCACGATCGACATCACGGCCGAGCGCACGCGGGTCGAGGTGACCGACGGCGCCCGCGTCGTCCCGATCCTGCGCAACCCGGGGCCGGACGAGTTCAACGGCAGGGGCATCGCCCTGGTCGACGCGATCGCCACCACGTGGGGCACGATCATGCACCCCGACGGCGCCAAGACCGTCTGGTTCGAGCTGCGTCAGCCGGCGCCCGCCGTCGCCTGA
- the dgoD gene encoding galactonate dehydratase: protein MRITAVETFVLSNRCVLVKISTDRGIAGWGEAVAENWALATVATLERMAEHLVGRDPREITKHWQVLTRGGFYRGGPLMGSAVAGIDQALWDIKGRALGAPVHELLGGPARDAVRVYAHAGGSGRTGDPDLARRRVEQGYTLVKVAPDYGPVGFLESPAWAERFVSDLRELRDAVGPAIDIAIDFHGRLSVAQSRRALSLLDDIAPAFVEEPLRPEHSALIGELVHASPVPIATGERLYDRYEFRSVLEAGVAIVQPDLSHAGGITECFRIATQAEVYDAQIAPHCPLGAVALAACLQVDLAVPNAYAQEQVVDVHDPASPALAILTDPSVLTPVDGAIPRLTGPGLGVDVDEDAVRERVATGTLDAGSPIWTAADGSFAEW, encoded by the coding sequence GTGCGGATCACCGCCGTCGAGACGTTCGTCCTGAGCAACCGCTGCGTGCTCGTCAAGATCTCGACCGACCGGGGCATCGCCGGCTGGGGCGAGGCGGTCGCGGAGAACTGGGCGCTCGCGACCGTCGCCACGCTCGAGCGCATGGCGGAGCACCTCGTCGGCCGGGACCCGCGCGAGATCACGAAGCACTGGCAGGTGCTGACCCGGGGCGGGTTCTACCGCGGCGGGCCGCTCATGGGGTCCGCCGTCGCGGGGATCGACCAGGCGCTCTGGGACATCAAGGGCCGGGCGCTCGGTGCGCCGGTGCACGAGTTGCTCGGCGGGCCGGCGCGCGACGCGGTGCGCGTCTACGCCCACGCCGGCGGCTCCGGACGCACCGGCGACCCGGATCTCGCCCGCCGGCGCGTGGAGCAGGGGTACACGCTCGTCAAGGTCGCCCCGGACTACGGCCCCGTGGGCTTCCTCGAGTCGCCGGCGTGGGCGGAGCGCTTCGTCAGCGACCTGCGGGAGCTGCGGGACGCCGTCGGACCGGCGATCGACATCGCCATCGACTTCCACGGCCGCCTGTCGGTCGCGCAGTCGCGGCGCGCGCTGAGCCTGCTCGACGACATCGCTCCGGCGTTCGTCGAGGAGCCGTTGCGTCCGGAGCACTCGGCGCTCATCGGGGAGCTCGTGCACGCGTCGCCGGTGCCGATCGCCACCGGCGAGCGGCTCTACGACCGCTACGAGTTCCGCTCCGTGCTCGAGGCGGGTGTCGCGATCGTCCAGCCCGACCTCTCGCACGCCGGCGGCATCACCGAGTGCTTCCGCATCGCCACGCAGGCCGAGGTGTACGACGCGCAGATCGCGCCGCACTGCCCGCTCGGCGCCGTCGCGCTCGCGGCCTGCCTGCAGGTGGACCTGGCCGTGCCGAACGCGTACGCGCAGGAGCAGGTCGTCGACGTGCACGACCCGGCGAGCCCCGCGCTCGCGATCCTCACGGACCCGTCGGTCCTCACGCCCGTGGACGGAGCGATCCCGCGGCTCACCGGCCCGGGGCTCGGTGTCGACGTCGACGAGGACGCCGTGCGGGAGCGGGTCGCGACGGGCACGCTCGACGCGGGTTCCCCGATCTGGACGGCGGCCGACGGCAGCTTCGCGGAGTGGTGA